One genomic window of Hippopotamus amphibius kiboko isolate mHipAmp2 chromosome 10, mHipAmp2.hap2, whole genome shotgun sequence includes the following:
- the PPP1R3B gene encoding protein phosphatase 1 regulatory subunit 3B isoform X2, whose product MAVDIECRYSCMAPSLRRERFAFQISPKSSKPLRPCIQLSGKNEASGTVAPTVQEKKVKKRVSFADNQGLALTMVKVFSEFDDPLDIPLNITELLDSIVSLTAAESESFVLDFSQPSADYLDFRNRLQTDHVCLENCVLKDRAITGTVKVQNLAFEKMVKVRMTFDTWKSFTDFPCWYVKDTYAGSDKDTFSFDISLPEKIQSYERMEFAVCYECNGQTYWDSNKGKNYRIIRAELKSTQGTAQPAHGPDFGIAFDQFGSPRCSYGLFPEWPSYLGYEKLGPYY is encoded by the coding sequence ATGGCTGTGGACATCGAGTGCAGGTACAGCTGCATGGCCCCCTCCTTGCGCAGAGAGCGGTTCGCCTTCCAGATCTCCCCGAAGTCAAGCAAACCTCTGAGGCCTTGTATTCAGCTGAGTGGCAAGAATGAAGCCAGTGGGACAGTGGCCCCGACCGTCCAGGAGAAGAAGGTGAAGAAGCGGGTGTCCTTCGCAGACAACCAAGGGCTGGCCCTGACAATGGTCAAAGTGTTCTCCGAGTTTGATGACCCATTAGATATTCCGCTGAACATTACCGAGCTCCTGGACAGCATTGTGAGTCTGACAGCAGCGGAGAGCGAGAGCTTTGTGCTGGATTTCTCGCAGCCATCTGCAGACTACCTGGACTTCAGAAATCGGCTTCAGACCGACCACGTCTGCCTGGAGAACTGCGTCCTGAAGGACAGAGCCATCACAGGCACCGTGAAGGTGCAGAACCTCGCTTTCGAGAAGATGGTGAAAGTCAGAATGACATTCGACACCTGGAAAAGCTTCACGGACTTTCCCTGTTGGTACGTGAAGGACACGTACGCGGGTTCAGACAAGGACACATTCTCCTTTGACATCAGCTTGCCTGAGAAAATTCAGTCTTATGAGAGGATGGAGTTTGCCGTGTGCTATGAGTGCAATGGACAGACGTACTGGGACAGCAACAAAGGCAAAAACTATAGGATCATCCGGGCAGAGTTGAAATCCACGCAGGGAACAGCCCAGCCAGCACATGGACCAGATTTTGGAATAGCCTTTGACCAGTTTGGAAGCCCTCGGTGTTCCTACGGTCTGTTTCCGGAGTGGCCTAGTTATTTAGGATACGAGAAGCTCGGGCCCTACTATTAG